A genomic stretch from Streptomyces venezuelae ATCC 10712 includes:
- a CDS encoding NCS1 family nucleobase:cation symporter-1: MTATVPPGRPTGPASPAGRVELPPGATPGDPRFVNEDLLPVPLAGRRWTTYNFAALWVGMAHNIPSWMLASGLVALGMDWKQAVLTIALANVVVLFPMLLTGHAGPKYGIPFPVLARASFGLRGANLPALVRAGVACAWFGIQTWIGGQGVFVLLDKVFGGGWADVPRVGGQPWTLWLCFVLFWALELAIIYRGMEALRRFENWAAPFVIVGALVLLGWVAAKAGGLGPLLDQPSKLGWGADFWPVFFPALMGMIAFWATLSLNIPDFTRFGAGQRSQVLGQSLGLPTTMTLFALLSVLVTSGSQAVYGAPVWDPVALAAKTDNVFGLLFALVTVLVATLSVNIAANVVSPAYDLANLAPRLIDFRTGALITGVVGVLVMPWKLTATPELYIFTWLGLVGGLLGTVAGILIADYWLVRRTVLDLAGLYRADGPYWYRRGWNPAAVLAFAVGGVLAVGGSHSAPGTGPFPEDGLIPVLKPLSDYGWAVGLAAALLLYTALMKRGGAGRRSARSS, translated from the coding sequence ATGACCGCGACCGTCCCTCCAGGAAGACCCACCGGACCCGCCTCCCCCGCCGGACGGGTCGAACTGCCCCCCGGCGCCACTCCCGGCGACCCCCGCTTCGTGAACGAGGACCTGCTCCCCGTCCCGCTCGCCGGACGCCGCTGGACCACGTACAACTTCGCCGCCCTCTGGGTCGGCATGGCCCACAACATCCCGTCGTGGATGCTCGCTTCCGGTCTCGTCGCCCTGGGCATGGACTGGAAGCAGGCGGTCCTCACCATCGCCCTCGCGAACGTCGTCGTGCTGTTCCCGATGCTGCTCACCGGGCACGCGGGACCCAAGTACGGCATCCCCTTCCCCGTGCTCGCCCGCGCCTCCTTCGGGCTGCGCGGCGCGAACCTGCCCGCCCTCGTGCGGGCCGGGGTCGCCTGCGCCTGGTTCGGCATCCAGACGTGGATCGGCGGCCAGGGCGTCTTCGTCCTGCTCGACAAGGTCTTCGGCGGCGGCTGGGCGGACGTGCCGAGGGTCGGCGGCCAGCCGTGGACGCTCTGGCTCTGTTTCGTCCTGTTCTGGGCGCTCGAACTCGCCATCATCTACCGGGGGATGGAGGCGCTGCGCCGCTTCGAGAACTGGGCGGCGCCGTTCGTCATCGTCGGCGCGCTCGTCCTGCTCGGCTGGGTCGCCGCCAAGGCGGGCGGCCTCGGGCCGCTGCTCGACCAGCCGTCGAAGCTCGGCTGGGGCGCCGACTTCTGGCCGGTCTTCTTCCCCGCCCTCATGGGCATGATCGCCTTCTGGGCGACCCTCAGCCTCAACATCCCGGACTTCACCCGCTTCGGCGCCGGACAGCGTTCCCAAGTCCTGGGGCAGAGCCTGGGGTTGCCCACCACCATGACCTTGTTCGCGCTCCTCTCGGTGCTGGTCACCTCCGGTTCGCAGGCCGTGTACGGGGCGCCCGTCTGGGACCCGGTGGCGCTCGCGGCGAAGACGGACAACGTCTTCGGTCTGCTCTTCGCCCTGGTGACGGTGCTCGTGGCGACCCTCTCGGTGAACATCGCCGCCAACGTCGTCTCCCCGGCGTACGACCTCGCCAACCTCGCCCCGAGACTGATCGACTTCCGTACGGGCGCGCTGATCACCGGCGTCGTCGGCGTCCTCGTCATGCCGTGGAAGCTGACCGCCACCCCCGAGCTGTACATCTTCACCTGGCTCGGCCTCGTCGGCGGTCTCCTCGGGACGGTCGCCGGCATCCTCATCGCCGACTACTGGCTCGTCCGCCGCACCGTCCTCGACCTGGCCGGGCTCTACCGGGCCGACGGACCCTACTGGTACCGGCGCGGCTGGAACCCGGCGGCCGTGCTCGCCTTCGCGGTCGGCGGGGTCCTCGCCGTCGGCGGCTCCCACTCCGCCCCGGGCACCGGCCCCTTCCCCGAGGACGGACTGATCCCCGTCCTGAAACCCCTGTCCGACTACGGCTGGGCGGTGGGCCTGGCCGCCGCGCTGCTCCTCTACACGGCCCTCATGAAGCGCGGGGGAGCCGGCCGGCGGTCCGCTCGATCCAGCTGA
- a CDS encoding serine protease, translating into MGRANRLMATVAGAVLAVSPLGVAPPAGAVVGGQEARPHQYPFMAGLVDVLERRVMCGGALIGDRYVLTAAHCLTGSYSSPSRVGVLLGDHDLTTGSDSPHAVLAPPARFFPHPEYDPETQRNDIALVELAAPVALNRDVRPIGLPTPAAPGGSEPARVEAPGWGTTSFGGRTSDVLRTVALTTMSNSACASRGMAQVVPSQICTYAPGRDTCQYDSGGPLVRTLRGRPYVVGLVSYGKECATDTPAVNTRVRSYLSWIERTAGRLPRAS; encoded by the coding sequence GTGGGACGGGCGAACAGGCTCATGGCGACGGTCGCGGGCGCGGTGCTCGCGGTGAGCCCCCTCGGGGTCGCGCCGCCCGCGGGGGCGGTCGTCGGCGGGCAGGAGGCGCGGCCCCACCAGTACCCCTTCATGGCGGGCCTCGTGGACGTGCTGGAGCGGCGGGTCATGTGCGGCGGGGCACTGATCGGCGACCGGTACGTGCTTACCGCGGCGCACTGCCTGACCGGCTCGTACAGCAGCCCGTCGCGCGTGGGCGTGCTGCTCGGCGACCACGACCTGACGACCGGGTCCGACAGCCCGCACGCGGTCCTCGCCCCACCCGCCCGGTTCTTCCCGCACCCGGAGTACGACCCGGAGACCCAGCGCAACGACATCGCCCTCGTCGAGCTCGCCGCCCCCGTCGCCCTCAACCGTGACGTGCGCCCGATCGGCCTGCCCACCCCCGCCGCCCCCGGCGGCTCCGAGCCCGCCCGGGTGGAGGCACCGGGCTGGGGCACGACCTCGTTCGGCGGCCGCACCTCCGACGTCCTGCGGACCGTGGCGCTCACCACCATGAGCAACTCGGCCTGCGCGAGCCGGGGCATGGCGCAGGTCGTGCCCAGCCAGATCTGCACGTACGCCCCCGGCCGGGACACCTGTCAGTACGACTCCGGCGGCCCCCTGGTCCGGACGCTGCGGGGACGGCCCTACGTCGTCGGTCTGGTGTCCTACGGCAAGGAGTGCGCCACCGACACTCCCGCCGTGAACACCCGCGTGCGCTCCTACCTCAGCTGGATCGAGCGGACCGCCGGCCGGCTCCCCCGCGCTTCATGA
- a CDS encoding lipoate--protein ligase family protein, with amino-acid sequence MHGAYHGEYKVPGGKLVVVDLDAEDGVLRNVRVAGDFFLEPDEAILAIDRALEGAPVDTDAAGLAARIDAALPPGTRMFGLTAEGVGVAVRRALAHATDWTDYDWQLIHEPPQSPALHMALDEVVTAEVAAGRRPPTLRVWEWGAPAVVIGSFQSLRNEVDAEAAERHGIQVVRRISGGGAMFIEPGNTITYSLSVPDALVQGLSFTDSYAYLDDWVLGALGDMGVRAWYQPLNDIATDAGKIAGAAQKRIVTGAGAVLHHVTMAYDIDADKMTEVLRIGREKLSDKGTKSAKKRVDPLRRQTGLPRETVIERMIASFRGRYGLSEGHLTEDELTRAKQLAVSKFGTAEWTARVP; translated from the coding sequence GTGCACGGCGCGTACCACGGTGAGTACAAGGTCCCGGGCGGAAAGCTCGTGGTCGTCGACCTCGACGCGGAGGACGGGGTCCTGCGGAACGTCCGGGTCGCGGGCGACTTCTTCCTGGAGCCGGACGAGGCGATCCTGGCGATCGACCGCGCCCTGGAAGGCGCGCCCGTCGACACGGACGCCGCCGGGCTCGCGGCGCGGATCGACGCGGCGCTGCCGCCGGGCACTCGGATGTTCGGCCTGACCGCGGAGGGCGTCGGGGTCGCGGTCCGCCGGGCGCTCGCCCACGCCACCGACTGGACCGACTACGACTGGCAGCTGATCCACGAGCCGCCGCAGTCCCCCGCCCTGCACATGGCGCTCGACGAGGTCGTCACGGCCGAGGTCGCCGCCGGCCGCCGGCCGCCGACCCTGCGGGTCTGGGAGTGGGGCGCCCCCGCCGTGGTCATCGGCAGCTTCCAGTCCCTGCGCAACGAGGTCGACGCGGAGGCGGCGGAGCGGCACGGCATCCAGGTGGTGCGGCGGATCAGCGGCGGCGGGGCGATGTTCATCGAACCGGGCAACACGATCACGTACTCGCTCTCCGTGCCCGACGCCCTCGTGCAGGGCCTGTCGTTCACCGACAGCTACGCCTATCTCGACGACTGGGTGCTCGGCGCCCTCGGCGACATGGGCGTCCGGGCCTGGTACCAGCCGCTCAACGACATCGCCACCGACGCCGGGAAGATCGCGGGCGCGGCGCAGAAGCGGATCGTGACGGGCGCCGGGGCGGTGCTGCACCACGTGACGATGGCGTACGACATCGACGCGGACAAGATGACGGAGGTGCTGCGGATCGGCCGCGAGAAGCTGTCCGACAAGGGCACGAAGAGCGCGAAGAAGCGGGTGGACCCGCTGCGGCGGCAGACGGGCCTGCCGCGCGAGACGGTGATCGAGCGGATGATCGCCTCCTTCCGGGGCCGGTACGGCCTGTCCGAGGGCCATCTCACGGAGGACGAGCTGACGCGGGCGAAGCAGCTGGCGGTGTCGAAGTTCGGCACGGCGGAGTGGACTGCGCGGGTGCCGTAG
- a CDS encoding inositol monophosphatase family protein, with amino-acid sequence MSEEFLEHVLGGRTTEVEEAVRKAAAVEIMPRFRQLAADDIVEKNGPHDLVTVADRAAEAHLTASLTALLPGSVVVGEEAVHADPAVYDALRGDAPVWIVDPVDGTRQFVHGDPAFCTLVALARHGELLASWTFAPALDAFATAVRGRGATLNGLPLRSGSPAAGAPIEVATSHPDYTTPDQKAALLGLVTEGVNPRPCGSAGLEYLAVARGTLDATAFSWEYAWDHAAGLLLVTEAGGAHTTLAGEPFRITGGNALPFTAARDAATAERVRGLLGGR; translated from the coding sequence ATGAGCGAAGAGTTCCTTGAGCACGTCCTCGGCGGCCGTACGACCGAGGTGGAGGAGGCGGTCCGCAAGGCGGCGGCCGTCGAGATCATGCCGCGCTTCCGGCAGCTCGCCGCCGACGACATCGTCGAGAAGAACGGCCCGCACGACCTGGTCACCGTCGCCGACCGGGCCGCCGAGGCCCACCTCACGGCCTCCCTGACCGCGCTGCTGCCCGGTTCGGTGGTCGTCGGGGAGGAGGCCGTCCACGCCGACCCCGCCGTGTACGACGCGCTGCGCGGCGACGCGCCCGTCTGGATCGTCGACCCCGTCGACGGCACCCGCCAGTTCGTCCACGGCGACCCCGCCTTCTGCACCCTCGTCGCCCTCGCCCGGCACGGCGAGCTGCTCGCCTCCTGGACGTTCGCGCCCGCGCTCGACGCGTTCGCCACCGCGGTCCGCGGCCGCGGCGCCACGCTCAACGGCCTTCCCCTGCGCTCCGGTTCACCCGCCGCGGGCGCGCCGATCGAGGTCGCCACCTCCCACCCCGACTACACCACCCCGGACCAGAAGGCCGCCCTGCTCGGCCTGGTCACCGAGGGGGTGAACCCCAGGCCGTGCGGCTCCGCCGGCCTGGAGTACCTGGCCGTCGCGCGCGGCACCCTCGACGCCACCGCCTTCTCCTGGGAGTACGCCTGGGACCACGCCGCCGGACTGCTCCTGGTCACCGAGGCGGGCGGCGCGCACACGACCCTCGCGGGCGAGCCCTTCCGCATCACCGGGGGGAACGCGCTGCCGTTCACGGCGGCCCGGGACGCGGCGACCGCCGAACGCGTCCGCGGCCTCCTCGGGGGACGGTGA
- a CDS encoding phytoene desaturase family protein produces the protein MTSMLDAVVVGAGPNGLTAAVELARRGLSVAVFEAKPTVGGGARTQELTLPGFRHDPCSAVHPLGAGSPVFGTMPLKRYGLEWLHPELPMAHPWDDGTAAVLARSVAETAASFGPRDAGTYRRLVAPFAGKWDTLARDFMQLPLTALPRDPVTLARFGLTGLPPSTWLMRRFQDEKARALFAGLVGHVIAPLGGFATGAVGLVFALAAHAVGWPLPRGGSQSLSDALTAYLKDLGGAVHTDFEVKRLDDLPPARAYVFDTSPTALARIAGFGAHYDHYRYGASVFKIDYALDGPVPWTAEAARRAGTVQIGPTARDIDTALRQASSGTAPGAPFLITAQPSLVDPSRAPDGKHVFWAYGHVPNGWRGDLTDAMERQIERFAPGFRDRVLARATAGPPELAAHNANYVGGDIACGAARGLQLLLRPTLSLRPYATPHPAVFLCSSATPPGPGVHGMSGHNAAKAVWRRLRASG, from the coding sequence GTGACGTCCATGCTCGATGCCGTCGTCGTGGGCGCGGGGCCCAACGGACTGACCGCCGCCGTCGAACTGGCCCGCCGCGGCCTCTCCGTGGCCGTCTTCGAGGCGAAGCCGACCGTCGGCGGGGGCGCCAGGACCCAGGAGCTCACCCTCCCCGGCTTCCGCCACGACCCCTGCTCGGCCGTGCACCCCCTAGGCGCGGGTTCGCCGGTCTTCGGGACGATGCCGCTGAAGCGGTACGGACTCGAGTGGCTCCACCCCGAACTGCCCATGGCCCACCCCTGGGACGACGGCACCGCCGCGGTCCTCGCCCGTTCCGTCGCCGAGACCGCCGCCTCCTTCGGGCCGCGCGACGCGGGGACGTACCGCAGACTCGTCGCCCCGTTCGCCGGCAAGTGGGACACCCTGGCGCGGGACTTCATGCAGCTGCCGCTCACCGCGCTGCCCCGCGACCCGGTCACCCTCGCGCGCTTCGGGCTCACCGGCCTCCCGCCGTCCACCTGGCTCATGCGGAGGTTCCAGGACGAGAAGGCCCGCGCCCTGTTCGCCGGACTCGTCGGCCATGTCATCGCGCCGCTCGGCGGCTTCGCCACCGGAGCCGTCGGCCTGGTCTTCGCGCTCGCCGCCCACGCCGTCGGCTGGCCGCTGCCCCGGGGCGGCTCGCAGTCCCTCTCCGACGCCCTCACCGCGTACCTCAAGGACCTCGGCGGCGCCGTCCACACCGACTTCGAGGTCAAGCGCCTCGACGACCTGCCGCCCGCCCGCGCCTACGTCTTCGACACCTCGCCCACCGCCCTGGCCCGGATCGCCGGCTTCGGCGCCCACTACGACCACTACCGGTACGGCGCGAGCGTCTTCAAGATCGACTACGCGCTCGACGGCCCCGTCCCGTGGACCGCCGAGGCCGCCCGCCGCGCCGGGACGGTCCAGATCGGCCCCACCGCCCGCGACATCGACACCGCCCTGCGCCAGGCCTCCTCCGGCACCGCGCCCGGCGCGCCCTTCCTCATCACCGCCCAGCCCAGCCTCGTCGACCCCTCCCGCGCCCCCGACGGCAAGCACGTGTTCTGGGCGTACGGCCATGTGCCCAACGGCTGGCGCGGCGACCTCACCGACGCGATGGAGCGCCAGATCGAGCGCTTCGCCCCCGGCTTCCGCGACCGCGTCCTCGCCCGCGCCACCGCAGGACCGCCCGAACTCGCCGCCCACAACGCCAACTACGTCGGCGGCGACATCGCGTGCGGCGCCGCCCGCGGCCTCCAGCTCCTGCTGCGCCCCACCCTGTCGCTGCGGCCGTACGCCACCCCGCACCCCGCGGTCTTCCTCTGCTCCTCCGCCACCCCGCCCGGCCCCGGCGTGCACGGCATGTCCGGCCACAACGCGGCGAAGGCGGTCTGGCGCCGTCTGCGCGCCTCCGGCTGA
- a CDS encoding L-threonylcarbamoyladenylate synthase: protein MAKYFDVHPDNPQPRTIGTVADSIRNGALVAYPTDSCYALGTRLGSRDGISRIRTIRDLDDRHHFTLMCQNFAQLGQLVHIDNDVFRAVKAATPGAYTFILPATKEVPRQLLHPKKKTVGVRIPDHVVTQALLADLGEPLLSSTLLLPDETEPLTQGWEIKERLDHQVDAVLDSGDCGTEPTTVVDFSSGEPEILRRGAGDTTRFE, encoded by the coding sequence ATGGCGAAGTACTTCGACGTGCACCCCGACAACCCCCAGCCGCGCACCATCGGCACGGTGGCCGACAGCATCCGGAACGGGGCGCTCGTCGCGTACCCGACCGACTCCTGCTACGCGCTGGGCACCCGACTCGGCAGCCGGGACGGCATCAGCCGCATCCGGACCATCCGCGACCTCGACGACCGGCACCACTTCACGCTCATGTGCCAGAACTTCGCCCAGCTGGGCCAGCTCGTGCACATCGACAACGACGTCTTCCGCGCGGTCAAGGCCGCCACCCCCGGCGCGTACACCTTCATCCTGCCCGCGACCAAGGAAGTGCCGCGGCAGCTCCTGCACCCCAAGAAGAAGACGGTCGGCGTCCGCATCCCCGACCACGTCGTCACCCAGGCGCTCCTCGCCGACCTCGGCGAACCGCTGCTCTCCAGCACCCTGCTGCTGCCCGACGAGACGGAGCCGCTGACCCAGGGCTGGGAGATCAAGGAACGCCTCGACCACCAGGTCGACGCGGTGCTCGACTCCGGCGACTGCGGCACCGAACCCACCACGGTCGTCGACTTCTCCAGCGGCGAGCCCGAGATCCTGCGCCGAGGGGCGGGCGACACCACCCGCTTCGAGTAG
- a CDS encoding metallophosphoesterase, translating to MIVIAHVSDIHVDGEPRSVDRTRAVLRYLEELPYDLAAVLVTGDIADHGSPDEYAVVRELLSSRHPLLVCPGNHDDRAAFRAGLLDPATGDDDRPGAPVNQLLRGEGFVVALCDSSVPGKDEGFLEDETLEWLDGVLTGTPHEVPVLVAFHHPPVPLHTPYVDAVRQFGEERLAALADRHPHLAAFLAGHAHTAAATTFAGRPLLVAPGVVSAIRLPWERPDTHPHVHLDLPPALAFHVLDEDGRLTTHYRTVPV from the coding sequence GTGATCGTCATCGCCCATGTCAGCGACATCCATGTCGACGGGGAACCGCGCAGCGTCGACCGCACCCGCGCCGTCCTGCGGTACCTGGAGGAGCTGCCGTACGACCTGGCGGCGGTCCTCGTCACCGGAGACATCGCCGACCACGGCAGCCCGGACGAGTACGCAGTCGTACGGGAGCTCCTCAGCTCCCGGCACCCGCTGCTCGTCTGCCCCGGGAACCACGACGACCGGGCCGCCTTCCGGGCCGGCCTCCTCGACCCGGCCACCGGGGACGACGACCGCCCCGGCGCCCCCGTCAACCAGCTGCTCCGGGGCGAGGGCTTCGTCGTCGCCCTCTGCGACTCCTCCGTCCCCGGCAAGGACGAGGGCTTCCTCGAGGACGAGACCCTGGAGTGGCTGGACGGCGTCCTCACCGGCACCCCGCACGAGGTACCCGTGCTCGTCGCCTTCCACCACCCGCCCGTCCCGCTGCACACCCCGTACGTGGACGCGGTCCGGCAGTTCGGCGAGGAGCGGCTCGCCGCGCTCGCCGACCGCCACCCCCACCTCGCCGCCTTCCTCGCCGGCCACGCCCACACCGCCGCCGCCACGACCTTCGCGGGCCGCCCGCTGCTCGTCGCACCCGGGGTCGTCTCGGCGATCCGCCTCCCCTGGGAGCGCCCGGACACCCACCCGCACGTCCACCTCGACCTGCCGCCCGCGCTCGCCTTCCACGTCCTCGACGAGGACGGCCGGCTCACCACCCACTACCGGACCGTGCCGGTCTGA
- a CDS encoding DNA-3-methyladenine glycosylase 2, producing the protein MHTDTERCVRAVQSKDARFDGVFFTAVRTTRIYCRPSCPVVPPKPENMEFHASAASCQRAGFRACKRCRPDTSPGSPEWNVRADAVARAVRLIQDGVVDREGVPGLARRLGWSTRQIERQLLAELGAGPLALARAQRAQTARVLIETTPMPLGEIAFAAGFSSIRTFNDTVREVFALTPGELRARAARPAPDRTPTPGVISLRLPFRAPLEPSNLFGHLAATAVPGVEEWRDGAYRRTLRLPYGHGIVALAPRADHIACRLSLTDPRDLTHAISRCRRLLDLDADPVAVDERLRADPLLAPVVDEAPGRRVPGTVDPAEFAVRAVLGQQVSTAAARTHAARLVTAHGTPVDDPEGGLTHLFPGPDALAALDPETLALPRSRRTTLLTLVRALADGTLSLGPAGDREETRARLLALPGFGPWTTEIIAMRALGDPDAFLPGDLGVRRAAAGLGLPGTPAALTARAAHWRPWRAYAVQYLWATDDHPINLLPSEGH; encoded by the coding sequence ATGCACACCGACACCGAGCGCTGCGTACGGGCCGTCCAGTCCAAGGACGCCCGCTTCGACGGCGTGTTCTTCACCGCCGTCCGCACCACCCGGATCTACTGCCGCCCCAGCTGCCCGGTCGTCCCGCCCAAGCCCGAGAACATGGAGTTCCACGCCAGCGCCGCCTCCTGCCAGCGCGCCGGATTCCGGGCCTGCAAGCGGTGCCGCCCCGACACCAGCCCCGGCTCACCCGAGTGGAACGTCCGGGCCGACGCCGTCGCCCGCGCCGTCCGGCTCATCCAGGACGGGGTCGTCGACCGGGAGGGCGTCCCCGGGCTCGCCCGGCGGCTCGGCTGGTCCACCCGCCAGATCGAACGCCAGCTCCTCGCCGAACTCGGCGCCGGACCCCTCGCCCTGGCCCGCGCCCAGCGCGCCCAGACCGCCCGGGTCCTCATCGAGACGACCCCGATGCCGCTCGGCGAGATCGCCTTCGCGGCCGGGTTCTCCTCCATCCGCACCTTCAACGACACCGTCCGCGAGGTCTTCGCCCTCACTCCCGGCGAGCTCCGCGCCCGCGCCGCCCGACCGGCCCCCGACCGGACACCCACCCCGGGCGTCATCAGCCTCCGGCTACCGTTCCGCGCCCCGCTGGAGCCCTCCAACCTCTTCGGCCACCTCGCCGCGACCGCCGTCCCCGGCGTGGAGGAGTGGCGCGACGGCGCCTACCGCAGGACCCTGCGCCTCCCGTACGGGCACGGCATCGTCGCCCTCGCCCCGCGCGCCGACCACATCGCCTGCCGACTCTCCCTCACCGACCCCCGCGACCTCACCCACGCCATCAGCCGCTGCCGCCGCCTCCTCGACCTCGACGCCGACCCCGTCGCCGTCGACGAGCGGCTGCGCGCCGACCCGCTGCTCGCACCGGTCGTCGACGAGGCGCCCGGCCGCCGGGTGCCCGGCACCGTCGACCCCGCCGAGTTCGCCGTCCGCGCCGTCCTCGGCCAGCAGGTCTCCACCGCCGCCGCCCGCACCCACGCCGCCCGGCTCGTCACCGCGCACGGCACCCCGGTCGACGACCCCGAGGGCGGCCTGACCCACCTCTTCCCGGGCCCCGACGCGCTCGCCGCCCTCGACCCCGAAACCCTGGCGCTGCCGCGCAGCCGCCGCACCACCCTCCTCACCCTCGTCCGGGCCCTCGCCGACGGAACGCTCTCCCTCGGCCCCGCCGGCGACCGCGAGGAGACCCGGGCCCGGCTGCTCGCCCTGCCCGGGTTCGGCCCCTGGACCACCGAGATCATCGCCATGCGGGCCCTCGGCGACCCCGACGCCTTCCTCCCCGGCGACCTGGGCGTCCGGCGGGCCGCCGCGGGACTCGGACTGCCGGGCACCCCGGCCGCCCTCACCGCCCGCGCGGCCCACTGGCGCCCCTGGCGCGCCTACGCCGTCCAGTACCTCTGGGCGACCGACGACCACCCGATCAACCTCCTGCCCAGCGAAGGACACTGA
- a CDS encoding methylated-DNA--[protein]-cysteine S-methyltransferase has translation MAPTVRHTVVDSPYEPLTLVAVDGVLSRVHMTGQRHRPPEETFGEPDPRPFGEAIRQLDAYFAGELTEFDLPLHLVGTDFQLRVWAELRRIPYGETRTYGELAELLGSPGASRAVGLANGKNPVSVIVPCHRVIGAGGGLTGYGGGLDRKQRLLAFESGTAEPAALF, from the coding sequence ATGGCTCCCACCGTCCGTCACACCGTCGTGGACAGCCCGTACGAGCCGCTGACCCTCGTCGCCGTCGACGGCGTCCTCAGCCGCGTCCACATGACGGGGCAGCGCCACCGCCCGCCCGAGGAGACCTTCGGCGAGCCCGACCCGCGCCCCTTCGGCGAGGCGATCCGCCAGCTCGACGCCTACTTCGCCGGTGAACTCACCGAGTTCGACCTGCCGTTGCACCTCGTCGGCACCGACTTCCAGCTCCGCGTCTGGGCGGAACTCCGCCGCATCCCGTACGGGGAGACCCGGACGTACGGCGAACTCGCCGAGCTCCTCGGCAGCCCCGGCGCCTCCCGTGCCGTCGGCCTCGCCAACGGCAAGAACCCGGTCAGCGTCATCGTGCCCTGTCACCGGGTGATCGGAGCGGGCGGCGGCCTCACCGGCTACGGCGGCGGCCTCGACCGCAAACAGCGGCTGCTCGCCTTCGAATCGGGCACGGCGGAACCGGCCGCCCTGTTCTAG